ACCCTGGAACTGCCGCCGGCGCTGCTGCCGCTGGTCAATGTCGAACTCGAGCGCAGCGCCTGGGGCGTGTTTCGTACCGAATGTTATCCCACTTACGATTTTGTACCTGTGCGTGAGCGTATCCGCGAACGCGTAAAAAATGGAGGCCAGTAATGAGTGAATCAAAGCAAGACGTCTATCTCAACCCGCACCAGGCGCGGCGGCGCCCGCCAACCCAGTATGAGGATTTGCTCGGCGACGCCATCGAGCGTGCGTTTGCAGCAGGTGTCCATGATCTGGCAGGGCTGGTGGCGCACCTGAACCGGACCGGACCGGGCTGCCCCTCCAACGACGGCGTCTGGACCGAAGCCTTGTATCAAGAAGAAATCGCAAGACTGGCTGCGTAAGCAGGCCAGGCATTCAGGAGAACAGTGATGAGAACAATAGCCAATGATCCGGTAGAAGCGGTACTCGCCGTTGGATTGAAAGATTTGTGGTATCCGATTTGCCCATCCGAATTCGTCGCCGAGCGTCCGGTCTCGCTGCGCCGTCTGGGACGAAAATTCGTCATCTGGCGCGAAGCTTCCGGTAAATTGCATGCGCTGGAAGACCATTGCCCGCATCGCGGCGCGCCGTTGTCGATGGAATCGCCCTGGGTGATCGTATCGCTTGCGGCTACCACGGCGTGCAGGTGCGCTTCGACGGTGTGGTCACCAGCGTGCCCGGCAGTCCCGGCTGCAAGCTGGAAGGCGCGAAAGCGACGCGTTCCTTTCATGTGCAGGAAGCCTGCGGGGCGATCTTCCTCTACAACTCCAGCGTTGATGTCGACCAGCCGCCGCCATTGCAGCTGCCGGAAGAATTGACTAGCGACGAGTACTCTAACTTCCTGTGCTACACCGAATGGAAGGGCGGCTACCGCTACGTGACCGACAACGTCATGGATCCGATGCACGGTACTTTCCTGCATAAACAATCGCACTCGATGGCCGAAGGCGATAACACGGCGACGTTCCGCGTACGTGAAACCGATATTGGTTTCGTGTTTGAAAAGGAAGGCCAGCGCGGCGTCAATTTCGACTGGACCGAATGGGCCGACACGGGTCTGCAATGGATGCGTCTGGCGATTCCCTATCCGAAAACCGGCGGCCCTGGCGGCAATTTCTTCATCATCGGCAGCTATACCCCGATCAGCGATAACGTCGCTGCGGTGTTCCACTGGCGTTGCCGCAAGCTGAGCGGCTGGCAGCGCGATACCTGGCGTTTCCTGTATCGCAATCGCCTGGAGGCCCGCCATTGGGCCGTGCTGGAGCAGGATCGGGTGGTGCTGGAAATGATGGAACCGGACGCTAACCAGCGCGAGATGTTGTATCAGCACGATATGGGCATCGTCCGTTGGCGCCGTCACATGCGCAACCTGGCCAAGGAACAGCTGGCCAGGGAAGAGGCGGCGACGCCAGTGAAGGCGGGGTAAACCCATGCCCGCCGTGCGTCATGTGCAAACCGACAAGGTGGCCGAATCGGCCGCCGCTACCTGGTCCAATTGCCTGGTGATCGGCAATGAAGTCGCGATGTCCGGCATGACCGCGCATCCGGCTTCGCGCCAGGCCTCGCTCGATACTTATGCGCAGACGCTGGTGGTGCTGGGCAAGATACGTGATCTGGTGGAAGCCGCAGGCGGCACGCTGGGCAGCATCTACAAGCTGGTGATTTATGTGAAGGATATCGACGACAAGGATGAAGTCGGGCGAGCACGCCGTGCCTTCTTCAAGGCGCCGTATCCATGTTCGACATTGGTGGAAGTAAGTGGCTTGGTGTTTCCTGAATTGACGGTCGAGATCGACGCTTTCGCGCGGCTCGACATCGATCTGCAACAGGCCGTCGTCTAGTTTGAGGTTTCTATGAGCAATTCTCTGATTTCGGTTCGCGTCCAAGCCATGCGCTATGAGGCAAAAGGTATTGTCAGCGTGGAGATGGTGGCGCCTGACGCTGCCGAACTGCCACCGTTCGAGGCTGGCGCGCACATCGATCTGCATCTGGGCAACGGCATCGTGCGTAGCTATTCATTGTTGAATGCGCCGACCGAACGTCATCGCTACGTGGTCGGTGTGCTGAACGATCGCAACAGCCGCGGCGGTTCGCGCTATGTGCATGAGCAGTTGCGGGTCGGTTCGGAGATGACGATTTCTGCGCCGCGCAATAACTTCCAGCTCGACGAAGCGGCCAGTCATTCGGTGCTGATCGCCGGCGGCATCGGCATCACGCCGATCTCCTGCATGCTGAATCACTTGCGCAGCCAGGGAAAATCGGCGGAATTGCTGTATTGCGCCAGGTCGCGTGCCGAGGCTGCGTTCAGTGCCGCGTTGCTGCAGCAAAGTGGGGTAGCCGGACATTTCGACGACGAACAAGGAGCGCCGCCCGACCTGCGCGCCTATTTGGCAAGCAAGCCGAAGGACGCGCATTTCTATTGCTGTGGTCCGACGCCCATGCTCAATGCATTCGAGACCCTATGCGCCGAACTGGATTTACCGAACGTGCATATCGAGCGTTTTGCCGCTACCGAAAACGTCGAAGCAGTGCAGAGCGACGAATACGTGGCGGAACTTGCGCGCAGCAAAAAAACCATTTCAGTGCCGGCCGGGAAGTCACTACTGGATGCGCTGCTGGATGCCGGTTTGGATGTAGAGCACAGTTGTCGTGAAGGTGTCTGCGGCGCGTGCGAGACCAGAGTGCTGGAAGGCGAACCGGAACATCGCGATGGCGTACTCAGCAAGAGCGAGCGCGCCTCGAACAAGATGATGATGGTTTGCGTCTCGGGCTGCAAAGGCAAGCGCTTGGTACTAGACCTGTAGTACGCAAAAAAATGAAGACCCGTGATTACTCCGGGTATTTTTTTGGCGCAATGAATTTTATGGAACGTTGATTCGTATATAAAACAAATCAGACTCAATCAACGAGCCACAGGCGGCAGCTTGATGTCGCCATATCAGACACATCTCGTAAGCGCGGGGCATATGAGGACGGTGGACACGGTCAAGGCCGTGGTTATTCGAAGGAGGGGAGAAAAGTCATGAAGAAAATAGTGATTGCGATGGCAGTAAGCGGATTGTGCGCAGGTGCGTTTGCTCAAAGCAACGTAACGATTTACGGTAGCCTGGATGCCGGTGTTGCTTATGTTAACAACTTGGGCGGTAATTCCGTGGTGCGGCTGGATCAGGGCACGATGCAACCAGACCGCATCGGTTTTCGCGGTAGTGAAGACCTGGGTGGCAATATGAAGGCTAACTTCCAGCTGGAAAGCGGTTTCTACACGGATACCGGTGCGCAGCCGTCAGCCGGCAAGTTGTTCAATCGCATGAGCACGGTCGGACTGTCAGGCGATTTCGGCGCGGTGTCCATGGGACACATGCCGGACATCGTGTTCGATTACGCCGGAAAATTCAGCAACGGCTATCAACTGACCAACTGGTACCTGTTCCATCCCGGGAACCTGGACAGCCTGGCCAATACCTTCCAGTTCGACAACGCGGTGCGTTACACCACGCCGACTTTCTCTGGCCTGCAATTGAGCGGCATGTATGGTTTCGGTGAAGTGGCAGGCAACAATAGCAAGGGTCGCAACTTGAGCGCTGGCGCCAACTACTCGAACGGCCCGCTGCGTGCGGTGCTGGCGTATTCGAAATTGAACGACAGGCCGGCAGGTTATGCCGGCGCTTTCCTGGGCAGCGTGGGTCTGGGCAGCGCCGCCACCGTGTTCAATAGCCTGACCACAATCGCTGCAGGGGTTGGCTACACAATTGGCGACGTGCGTCTGAATACTCTGTACACGCAGACCAAGATCGCGTTGCCGACCGCGATGTCGCCGAAACAGAAGAATGTCGATCTGGGGGCAGCTTGGCATTATGCAGTAGCGGATACGCTGAATCTTGGCTATAGCCTGTCCAAGCTAGAGGGCGCGCGCTGGAATACGGTCAGTTTGAGTAATGTGCATGCATTGTCGAAACGCACAGAACTGTATGTGCAGGCCGCTTATCAGCGCGCCGGCGGCGATGCGAAATACGCAGTGATGAATGGTACCGGCGCGGGAGGCAGCACCGGTGTCTCCGGCGGTTCCAGCCAGCTGGTGACTACGGTCGGAATGCATCACTCATTCTAACGACAGCCGGTTCGCATGCGATGGGGCATGCGAACCGAACATCAGGGTGATTTCGCCGATAAAAATCAAACTCGACCGCCGGAAAAGCCATTCATTGCGGCTCGAATGGCACACTCCGTCAGTTCAATCCGTCTTCTGGCTTCCGAGCGCTTATGCGAAGCAATACTGGCAAGGTCAGGGGGCGGAATTTTGTCGCAGCAGATCTGGTAATCGCCATCAGGACGGACGGTGGCGCCGATTTCCTGCCAAAAATCGTCATAGTTGGCGAGAACCTTTCCCGTGCGGACTTGATGGAACAGAACTCGATTTTGATTCCCCACCAGAATCAGGTTTTTACATCCATAGGCATGCCCGATTTCCCTTACCAGGCGCACCATCAGGCTTTTCGGTCGCAAGCCGAACATGTCGCGCGTGGCGCTGCGCACCCGTTCCTGTTTATCGACACCGCGCGGTCCTTGCAGGCAGCCGATTCCGATACTTGGCGTCAAATTGTCCTGGTGGAAAGTAAACGCGATCGAGAACAGATGCTGCCGATCGCCGCAGAGCATTAGGGTCAGCTCACCCTCTCGGTCAAGCGTGGCAACTGATGCGAGCTGAATATCGTAGACAGTTCCGGATTTCCCAATGAAGCTGCCGAGCGATACTGGCGCGGTGCTTGCGCACAGGACCAGCGCGTCGAGACCTTGTTGAAAAATGAAATCGTAATGATTCACCAGCAAATTCAGCCGGTCTTGACGATCTGACAGCCGTAGCGATTGGTACGGGCGATATATTTTTTGCAACAGTCGAGGAGTGGCTTTGGCCAGTTGGATGCGCGCTGGCGTTGCGCTCCAATAGCCTAGCCAACTCTGGGTGACCTGGCGTTGCGTCATGCCCCGGAAGGTGAGTTTGATGCGCTTTGCCAATCGTGAGAGGCCCGGGCGCGAATGGGCTAGGCAGGTGTATAACGTCACGCGCGTTGAATTGCCCGCTTGTGCACCCGCATGCGAAGCCCATGGCAGTGCGAGGAAATATCGCAGTTTGAGAAAGACTTTCAGACTTTGCGCGTGCAGGTAGGAGAG
This DNA window, taken from Collimonas arenae, encodes the following:
- a CDS encoding recombinase-like helix-turn-helix domain-containing protein; this translates as MSESKQDVYLNPHQARRRPPTQYEDLLGDAIERAFAAGVHDLAGLVAHLNRTGPGCPSNDGVWTEALYQEEIARLAA
- a CDS encoding RidA family protein — protein: MPAVRHVQTDKVAESAAATWSNCLVIGNEVAMSGMTAHPASRQASLDTYAQTLVVLGKIRDLVEAAGGTLGSIYKLVIYVKDIDDKDEVGRARRAFFKAPYPCSTLVEVSGLVFPELTVEIDAFARLDIDLQQAVV
- a CDS encoding PDR/VanB family oxidoreductase — its product is MSNSLISVRVQAMRYEAKGIVSVEMVAPDAAELPPFEAGAHIDLHLGNGIVRSYSLLNAPTERHRYVVGVLNDRNSRGGSRYVHEQLRVGSEMTISAPRNNFQLDEAASHSVLIAGGIGITPISCMLNHLRSQGKSAELLYCARSRAEAAFSAALLQQSGVAGHFDDEQGAPPDLRAYLASKPKDAHFYCCGPTPMLNAFETLCAELDLPNVHIERFAATENVEAVQSDEYVAELARSKKTISVPAGKSLLDALLDAGLDVEHSCREGVCGACETRVLEGEPEHRDGVLSKSERASNKMMMVCVSGCKGKRLVLDL
- a CDS encoding VirK/YbjX family protein — protein: MNFKSDYRRALPSIALFPLLFADVESVWLGCAVPTFFLILSALSNIPTRIQMWMPTLAASASKPHNASSTSVGSGHRETALSYLHAQSLKVFLKLRYFLALPWASHAGAQAGNSTRVTLYTCLAHSRPGLSRLAKRIKLTFRGMTQRQVTQSWLGYWSATPARIQLAKATPRLLQKIYRPYQSLRLSDRQDRLNLLVNHYDFIFQQGLDALVLCASTAPVSLGSFIGKSGTVYDIQLASVATLDREGELTLMLCGDRQHLFSIAFTFHQDNLTPSIGIGCLQGPRGVDKQERVRSATRDMFGLRPKSLMVRLVREIGHAYGCKNLILVGNQNRVLFHQVRTGKVLANYDDFWQEIGATVRPDGDYQICCDKIPPPDLASIASHKRSEARRRIELTECAIRAAMNGFSGGRV
- a CDS encoding porin, coding for MKKIVIAMAVSGLCAGAFAQSNVTIYGSLDAGVAYVNNLGGNSVVRLDQGTMQPDRIGFRGSEDLGGNMKANFQLESGFYTDTGAQPSAGKLFNRMSTVGLSGDFGAVSMGHMPDIVFDYAGKFSNGYQLTNWYLFHPGNLDSLANTFQFDNAVRYTTPTFSGLQLSGMYGFGEVAGNNSKGRNLSAGANYSNGPLRAVLAYSKLNDRPAGYAGAFLGSVGLGSAATVFNSLTTIAAGVGYTIGDVRLNTLYTQTKIALPTAMSPKQKNVDLGAAWHYAVADTLNLGYSLSKLEGARWNTVSLSNVHALSKRTELYVQAAYQRAGGDAKYAVMNGTGAGGSTGVSGGSSQLVTTVGMHHSF